The window GGTAATATGATGAGCATCGGCCGAAAGGCCATATCCGATTATTTCCGCATGGATTGGTCCATTTCTCTTTTTAGCATGCTCCAGCTCTTCCAGGACAACGATCCCGGCCCCTTCACTCAAGACAAAACCGTCACGATTCTTGTCAAAAGGGCGAGAAGCTCTTTGAGGATCATTATTCCTGAGACTTAAAGCTTTCATGTTGGAAAATCCGGCAAGTCCTAAAGGAACAATGGATGCTTCAGAGCCGCCGGCGATGATGACGTCGGCATCCCCATCTTGAATCATGCGGTAGGCTTCACCAATAGAATGGGCTGCAGAAGCGCAAGCGGTGACGATCGCAAAATTAGGCCCTTTTAAATTATACTCAATGGCGATCATCCCAGATGCCATGTTGGAAATCATCATGGGAATCATGAGAGGGCTGCACCGAGAGGGCCCTTTGGTCAGAAGAATGGTATGTTGATCCTCCAAGGTCTTTAAACCGCCGATTCCTGAACTGACAATTACCCCCAGCCTAGAGCTATCTTCTCTATCGAAATCTAAACCGCTGCTTTCAATAGCCTCTTTACTGGCAGCCATGGCGAATTGAACAAAGCGGTCTGCCCTGCGGGCATCCTTGGGATTTTTGAAGTATTTCGCCGGATTGAAATTTCGAACCTCCCCTCCAAACTTGCAGTCGAAGTCACGTGTATCAAAAGCGGTAATTTCTCCAATCCCACTTTCCCCGTTGACGAGACTGTTCCAAAATTGCTGGACATTATTCCCGTTGGGACTCACTAACCCCATCCCACTGATGACCACTCGCCTTTTGCTCATAAACTCATCGACCGCTTTGTTGGCTTATGCCCAATCCCTTAACTTTCTTCTTCGAGGTTTTCTTCAATATATCGAATCACATCCCCAACGGTTTGCAACTTTTCTGCTTCTTCGTCCGGGACCTCGACGTTAAATTCTTCTTCAAAAGCCATGACGAGTTCTACGGTATCGAGAGAATCAGCGCCTAAATCCTCAATAAACCGTGCTTTTGGAGTAACCTGTTCAGGATTTACCCCTAACTGCTCAACAATAATGTTTTTTACTCTTTCTTCGATCGATTTTTTTTCTGCCATATTTTCCTCCAATATGAAGATTTTCCTCCAATTTATGAGATATTCTTCTTAGCAATGTAAAAATTTTTTTTTCAAAATTTATCAGTAAAATCAGGCTAGCAACCCTCCATCGATGACAAAAATTTGTCCCGTTATATAGTCCCCTCCTGGGCCTAATAAAAAAACAGCGAGCTTGGCTACTTCTTCGGCTTTCCCAAATCTTCCTAAAGGAATTTCTTTAAGAATCTTTTCTTTTCTTTCGAGAGGAATATTATGAGTCATATCGGTCTCTATAAAACCTGGACAAAGAGCGTTGCAGGTTATGCCCTTGGGGCCAAGTTCCTTTGCTACTGTTCGAGTCAAGCCGATGAGTCCTGCCTTCGATGCGGAATAATTGGCTTGTCCAGGAATGCCTATCAAAGCTGAAATAGAACTGATGTTTAAGATTCTTCCAAATCCTCTAGAAAGAAAATGCTTTCCAACCCATTTAATCAAGAAAAAGGAAGCCTTCAAGTTGGTATTTAACACGCTATCCCAGTCCGCTTCACTCATACGCAAGAGTAATCTATCTTCAGTCTTGCCCGCATTATTAACCAAGAAATCTATTTGTCCAAATTCTTTCAAGACTTCATCAATAGTTTTTTTCAACTGGGAAATTTCGGAAATGTCAAGGGCATAACCCTTGGCCCGGATCCCTAAACCTTTTAATGTTCGTTCTGTTTCCTCTACCTTTGCAGGATTTTTGCTTATGAAAGCAATGGATGTGCCCAGCATGGCCAGTTCCATGGCTATGGCTCTCCCAATTCCCCGGCTGGCCCCGGTAATTAAAGCGACTTTATCTTTAAAGCTCATTTTTTAATGCATTGATAGATTCTACATTCGATAGTGTTAAACAACGAATATGAGGAGCTATTTTTTTTAAAAAATTTCCAAAAATTTTCCTTGGAGAAACTTCAATAAACAGTTCTATGCCCCAATCAAGCATAAAATGCAAACTCTCTTCCCAAAGGACAGCCTTGCAAATCTGTTTGCTCAAAGTATAACGGATTTCATCAACATCTCGAGCTGGCGATGCCCTGAGATTAGTCACAACGGGCACAGAGGGCATTTTAAGGTCTACTTCCTTGAGAAGATCATAAAAGCTCCTTGACGGCTCTTCCATAAAGGAACTGTGGAAGGGACCGGAAACTTCAAGGGGGATTACCTTTTTAATGCCTTCTGCATGGGCAAGTTTAACGGCCTTTGTAATGGAGGCGGCTGAACCGCTCAGAACCTGTTGATCGGGGGAGTTGTAATTAGCCACCTCGCAACTCGACCGGGCAGCAATGGATTCAGCTTGTTTTCTCGAAGAACCGATTAAGGCGACCATTTTACCGGGATTCTTTTCCGAAGCTTCGTGAATGAGTCGGGCTCTTTGCTTGACAAGTTCAAGTCCGGTAAAGAAATCAAAGCTGCCGGCCGCCGCATAAGCGGTGAGTTCACCAAGGGACAATCCTCCCATCCCCAAGATATCTATTCCTTTTATTTCTTGGTGTAAAATCCTAAACACCGTGTATCCAAATACGAAGAGGGAAGGCTGGCAGTTTAGAGTTTGAGCTAACTCATCTTGTGGACCATGAAAAGATAATTGGCTTAAGGGTGAATGGAGATGTTTATCCGCTTCCAAGTAAAGATCCTTGGCTAAAGGGTAATGTTCGAAAAAATCTTTACCCATCCCTATCTTTTGTGCTCCTTGTCCGCAAAACAATAATCCGATCCGCATGATAGATGAAAAAAATAGACGACAGAATTTTTTGGTCAAATCTAATCGAAAAGAAATTAATTGTTGACTCCTATCTTGGGGCAAAGGAGGTTGAGTTCACAGTGGAGGCAGTCGGGATTTCTAGCTTTACACCTTTTTCTTCCATGCCAGATCAGCAGGTTGCTAAATGTTGTCCATGATTCTTGAGGAATGCATCGCATCAAATCAAGCTCTATTTTTTCGGGTTGTTTTTCTTTAGTCAATCCAAGCCTATAAGCCACTCGGCTGACATGGGTATCTACGACGATTCCTTCGTTTATGCCATAGGCATTTCCTAAAACGACATTGGCTGTTTTACGCCCCACTCCGGGTAATTCGACCAGTTTATCCATTTGGGGAGGAACCTGCCCGTTAAATTTTGTAGCAATCAGCCTGCAGGTATTCTTTATATTCCTGGCTTTTGTTTTATAAAAGCCAAGACTATGAATCATGCGTTCTAGTTCTTCTATGGAAGCCGAAGCATAATCCTCCGCAGTTTTATATTTTTCAAACAGCTTCGCGGTAACCAAGTTTACCTGCTCGTCGGTACATCGTGCAGAGAGAATGGTAGCGATGAGTAATTCCAAGGGATTCCTGAAAAAAAGGGCGGGCTTTGAATTGGGGTAAGTTTTTTCAAGGATGGCCAGGATCTTTGCTATTCTTTCCTTTTCATCCAAGCTTGCCGGACCGTGAGCCGGAGAGGACGCTTCGATTGCAGTTTTCTGCTTTTTTTTCACCGTTCCTGGCCTTTATCGGGCGATCAAATCGTATTCTTTGAAATCTACAATTTTAACTTCTGTGAAATGACCGGGGGGAAGATGATAGGGAACATGAACAAGAGCATCGACATCCGGGCAGTCCCATTCGGTTCGGGCTACACCGGGATAATCCACGAGAACTTTTAGAGTTTTTCCCACCAGCTCCTTGTTTTTTTCCTTCGCTATCTCTTTTTGGAGTTCCATGATTTTTTTTGCCCGTCTCTTTTTAACGATTTCAGGAACTTGGCCGTTCATTTTTTCAGCTTTTGTTCCTTCTTCAGCAGAGTAAGGGAATACACCAAGCCTGTCAAACTTGAATGAACTTACAAATGAACAGAGTTTCTGAAAATCTTCTTCCGATTCTCCAGGGAATCCCACGATGAGCGTCGTTCGGATAGCCGCGTTTTTAATTTTTGTTCTCATTTCCGCAAGAAGCTCTCTAATGTAGGATTCTTCAGTTTTTCTCTGCATTCTCTCAAGAACAGGATTGGAAATATGTTGGATGGGAATATCGATATACTTGGCGATTTTTTTTGAAGTGCTGAATTTCTCAATCAAGGATGCATTCCAATGGGCGGGATGGGTATAAAGGAGCCGGATCCAGAAATCTCCTTCCAGGGTTTCCAAGCTATCCAATAGGTCTACGAGCAAGGAAGATTGCCCGTTGGAGAGATCACGGCCGTAGAAGGTAGTATCTTGAGAAACAAGGATGATTTCTTTTGTTCCCCGTCGTATCATCGCTTCTGCTTCGGCGACCACATTCTGTATGGTGCGGCTTCGATACCTGCCCCTTATCCTGGGAATAATGCAAAAGGTGCAAGGATGATTGCATCCTTCGGCGATCTTTAAGTAGCCAAAGTGGGAAGGAGTGAGTTTGAGTCTTGGATGCTCAAAATCAGGAATAAACCTTGGAGAAAAATTCAATGCAGGCATCTCTTTGGAAGAGGGAGGGGTATCAATTAGCTGTTTTACGTAGAGATCGATCTTGGGAATGTCATCAAGGCCTAGAAATAGGTCGACTTCAGGAAGTAAAGCCGAAAGCTCCTTGCCGTAACGTTGATAGAGGCAACCGCTCACCACTATTTTTTGCTTTTTAGAGGTCGTTGTTCTCCTGTGGATGGCGGCAAGAATGGTATCGATAGATTCCTTTTTTGCAGGGAGTATAAAACCACAAGTATTGATTAACAGGATGTCAGCCTGGTGAGGGGAGGCGGTTAAAACCGCACCCGCTTCGAGCAGTTTCCCAAGCATGATTTCAGAATCAACGAGATTTTTAGAGCACCCCAAGGAAATCATGCCTACGCGAATGCCTGAAAGAGAAGTTTCCATAAAAACACCTATCTTATTCTTAAACGATTAAAACGGAGGGCCAAAATGTTAACAAAAGTTTATACCTCATGGAGTTGCCGGCAAAATAATATCCTGTGGCGATTCCCCCGCTGAAGCTACAGAAATGCTTTTGCCATCTAAAATGAATTCCACTTGCGAAACATTGGAAGCGCGGATTTGGAATCGGGGACCGATAAATTCTTTATGTTCCCCTCCATGGAGAACTCCAGAAAATACCTGCTTGGCCTTACCTCCCTCTATGACTTGAATAAAAATCCAGGAATCTTTCCTGGCCTGTACGACAAGCTTGTAGTTTTTTTCTGCAAAAGAAACAGCCGGTTCATCCGTGTTGTTTTCATCTGCTGAATCGGCATCGGATTCAATTTCCCCGTCCTTTGTCCTGGGATGATCTTCGAGATTAGGAACGGGTTCTGGGGTTACGGGCAACGCCCTCATGATCTTGACGTTTTCCGTATTTGAAGCCTCTGCGTTAGCGGATGAAGGAGGAGGAGAAGAAGAAGGGGAAGAAGAGAGGGACTGTTCTTGAGGTTTTTCTTCTGGCTTTATGGGGTGGAGGGGTGTTGCCCTTTTGACGGGTATATTTTCAACTTGAAAAAGGTTCCCTTGGCTTCCTTCTGTTGGCTGTTCTTTGGTCAGAGGCTCCAAAATCGAAGGTTTAAGCTCGGGACTTTTTCTTATCTGTTCTTCATGAGAAGCCATTTTCCCGGGGCCGTGGCGGAAAGAAGTGACTTGGTATATCCTATATAAGCCGATGGAACACATGAGAACAAAAAGGAGAAAGGCAAAGAAAAAGGCTATCTTTTGTGGAGTAAAAAAAGGCTCTTTTTCTACCGTTGGGTCAACATATTTTACGGGG is drawn from Methylacidiphilum infernorum V4 and contains these coding sequences:
- the fabF gene encoding beta-ketoacyl-ACP synthase II, whose protein sequence is MSKRRVVISGMGLVSPNGNNVQQFWNSLVNGESGIGEITAFDTRDFDCKFGGEVRNFNPAKYFKNPKDARRADRFVQFAMAASKEAIESSGLDFDREDSSRLGVIVSSGIGGLKTLEDQHTILLTKGPSRCSPLMIPMMISNMASGMIAIEYNLKGPNFAIVTACASAAHSIGEAYRMIQDGDADVIIAGGSEASIVPLGLAGFSNMKALSLRNNDPQRASRPFDKNRDGFVLSEGAGIVVLEELEHAKKRNGPIHAEIIGYGLSADAHHITAPDPSGEGATRAMVMAIKKAQINPEEINYINAHATSTIPGDVCETMAIKQALGKHAYRIPISSTKSMTGHLLGAAGAVELIACIKTIEEGIIPPTINLEEPDPQCDLDYVPNVAREQKVKIAMNNSFGFGGHNACIIIKRFE
- a CDS encoding acyl carrier protein, with product MAEKKSIEERVKNIIVEQLGVNPEQVTPKARFIEDLGADSLDTVELVMAFEEEFNVEVPDEEAEKLQTVGDVIRYIEENLEEES
- a CDS encoding 3-oxoacyl-ACP reductase family protein, which encodes MSFKDKVALITGASRGIGRAIAMELAMLGTSIAFISKNPAKVEETERTLKGLGIRAKGYALDISEISQLKKTIDEVLKEFGQIDFLVNNAGKTEDRLLLRMSEADWDSVLNTNLKASFFLIKWVGKHFLSRGFGRILNISSISALIGIPGQANYSASKAGLIGLTRTVAKELGPKGITCNALCPGFIETDMTHNIPLERKEKILKEIPLGRFGKAEEVAKLAVFLLGPGGDYITGQIFVIDGGLLA
- a CDS encoding ACP S-malonyltransferase, whose translation is MRIGLLFCGQGAQKIGMGKDFFEHYPLAKDLYLEADKHLHSPLSQLSFHGPQDELAQTLNCQPSLFVFGYTVFRILHQEIKGIDILGMGGLSLGELTAYAAAGSFDFFTGLELVKQRARLIHEASEKNPGKMVALIGSSRKQAESIAARSSCEVANYNSPDQQVLSGSAASITKAVKLAHAEGIKKVIPLEVSGPFHSSFMEEPSRSFYDLLKEVDLKMPSVPVVTNLRASPARDVDEIRYTLSKQICKAVLWEESLHFMLDWGIELFIEVSPRKIFGNFLKKIAPHIRCLTLSNVESINALKNEL
- the nth gene encoding endonuclease III yields the protein MKKKQKTAIEASSPAHGPASLDEKERIAKILAILEKTYPNSKPALFFRNPLELLIATILSARCTDEQVNLVTAKLFEKYKTAEDYASASIEELERMIHSLGFYKTKARNIKNTCRLIATKFNGQVPPQMDKLVELPGVGRKTANVVLGNAYGINEGIVVDTHVSRVAYRLGLTKEKQPEKIELDLMRCIPQESWTTFSNLLIWHGRKRCKARNPDCLHCELNLLCPKIGVNN
- the rimO gene encoding 30S ribosomal protein S12 methylthiotransferase RimO; translation: METSLSGIRVGMISLGCSKNLVDSEIMLGKLLEAGAVLTASPHQADILLINTCGFILPAKKESIDTILAAIHRRTTTSKKQKIVVSGCLYQRYGKELSALLPEVDLFLGLDDIPKIDLYVKQLIDTPPSSKEMPALNFSPRFIPDFEHPRLKLTPSHFGYLKIAEGCNHPCTFCIIPRIRGRYRSRTIQNVVAEAEAMIRRGTKEIILVSQDTTFYGRDLSNGQSSLLVDLLDSLETLEGDFWIRLLYTHPAHWNASLIEKFSTSKKIAKYIDIPIQHISNPVLERMQRKTEESYIRELLAEMRTKIKNAAIRTTLIVGFPGESEEDFQKLCSFVSSFKFDRLGVFPYSAEEGTKAEKMNGQVPEIVKKRRAKKIMELQKEIAKEKNKELVGKTLKVLVDYPGVARTEWDCPDVDALVHVPYHLPPGHFTEVKIVDFKEYDLIAR
- a CDS encoding helix-turn-helix domain-containing protein, whose product is MEQGMKQTIGQRLQAAREAQGLSLQTVSKITKILPEQLAALEQDQYEKIPASTQVRGFVRIYARTLGMDEKPLLDELDNIFGFREEDNHLLITLPVKYVDPTVEKEPFFTPQKIAFFFAFLLFVLMCSIGLYRIYQVTSFRHGPGKMASHEEQIRKSPELKPSILEPLTKEQPTEGSQGNLFQVENIPVKRATPLHPIKPEEKPQEQSLSSSPSSSPPPSSANAEASNTENVKIMRALPVTPEPVPNLEDHPRTKDGEIESDADSADENNTDEPAVSFAEKNYKLVVQARKDSWIFIQVIEGGKAKQVFSGVLHGGEHKEFIGPRFQIRASNVSQVEFILDGKSISVASAGESPQDIILPATP